Proteins co-encoded in one Methanobrevibacter sp. genomic window:
- the ftsY gene encoding signal recognition particle-docking protein FtsY, which produces MFESLKKKFSRTSDKLEEELKEEAKQENNISDEEPQEKKRSFFSFGRKKKEEKPPKEEVTIPQLAEEATEIAQERIDEVAEEEEKEEKRSFFSFGHKKKEEEKPSQEEPVEVEEELPVEEEESPEVEEEEEADEDDEKEEKSRFSFFKRNKSDEDKAEEPVEEEISTDIAVAEDEEEISTDIAVAEDEDEEKEEKSRFSFGRKKKDDGEESSGGIFSFIREKTITENHVEDILWELEMGLLEGDVAMEVATNVVESVKNDLVGKKIKRSNDITEYTFNALKDAVANIIDIPGKSMTEMIEEKNAQGEPLVVMFVGINGTGKTTTIGKLANYYLKKGYDPVIAASDTFRAGAIEQVTHHADNVGVKIIKHQKGSDPAAVAFDAVEHAKAKGKELVLIDTAGRMQTNTNLMDEMKKIKRVSNPDLVVFVGDALTGNDATEQAVKFNDAIDIDGVILTKADADSKGGASLSIGYVIKKPILFLGMGQGYDDIKEYDAEWMLNQLFSDDEEEDAFIEE; this is translated from the coding sequence GAGCTTAAGGAGGAGGCTAAACAGGAAAACAACATTTCCGATGAAGAGCCTCAAGAGAAAAAAAGGTCTTTCTTCTCATTTGGTCGTAAGAAAAAAGAAGAGAAACCTCCTAAGGAGGAAGTTACAATTCCTCAATTGGCGGAGGAAGCAACTGAAATAGCTCAGGAAAGAATCGATGAAGTGGCTGAGGAAGAGGAAAAGGAAGAGAAAAGGTCTTTCTTCTCATTCGGTCACAAGAAAAAAGAGGAAGAGAAGCCTTCCCAAGAGGAACCTGTTGAAGTTGAAGAAGAGTTACCTGTTGAGGAAGAGGAGTCTCCTGAAGTTGAAGAGGAAGAGGAAGCTGATGAAGACGATGAAAAAGAGGAGAAATCCCGTTTCAGCTTCTTCAAGAGAAACAAATCCGACGAGGATAAGGCAGAAGAACCTGTCGAGGAAGAGATTTCAACTGATATTGCTGTAGCTGAAGATGAAGAAGAGATTTCAACTGATATTGCTGTAGCTGAAGATGAGGATGAGGAAAAAGAGGAGAAATCCCGTTTCAGCTTCGGCCGCAAGAAAAAGGATGATGGTGAGGAGTCTTCTGGAGGAATATTCTCATTCATTCGTGAAAAGACAATTACAGAAAACCATGTTGAAGATATCCTTTGGGAACTTGAAATGGGCCTTCTTGAAGGTGACGTAGCTATGGAAGTGGCTACCAACGTTGTAGAGTCAGTCAAAAATGATTTGGTTGGTAAGAAAATCAAAAGAAGCAATGACATTACAGAATACACCTTCAACGCACTTAAGGATGCTGTAGCCAACATAATTGACATTCCTGGAAAGTCAATGACTGAAATGATTGAGGAGAAAAACGCTCAAGGAGAGCCTTTGGTTGTAATGTTTGTAGGTATCAACGGTACAGGCAAAACCACCACAATCGGTAAGCTGGCTAACTATTACCTTAAGAAGGGCTACGATCCTGTTATAGCTGCCAGTGACACTTTCAGGGCAGGCGCTATTGAACAGGTAACTCATCATGCAGACAATGTTGGGGTTAAGATTATCAAGCACCAGAAAGGTTCAGATCCGGCTGCAGTTGCATTTGATGCTGTTGAACATGCCAAGGCTAAGGGAAAAGAGCTTGTTTTGATCGATACTGCGGGCAGAATGCAGACAAACACAAACCTTATGGATGAGATGAAAAAGATAAAGCGCGTTTCAAATCCTGACCTTGTTGTCTTTGTAGGTGATGCATTGACCGGTAACGACGCTACAGAGCAGGCAGTCAAGTTCAACGACGCAATCGACATTGATGGGGTTATCCTGACAAAGGCAGATGCTGACAGTAAGGGCGGTGCTTCACTTTCCATAGGTTATGTTATCAAAAAGCCAATCCTGTTTTTAGGAATGGGTCAAGGCTATGACGACATTAAGGAGTACGATGCTGAATGGATGCTTAATCAGCTGTTCTCCGATGATGAAGAGGAAGATGCGTTTATAGAGGAGTAA